Proteins encoded within one genomic window of Spirulina major PCC 6313:
- a CDS encoding GAF domain-containing protein translates to MPLTNTGSILASLTQLTKLNRTSILTDRVKDLSINEFICLLDFITAEFQQFLRALDMINNEALETMLEQVMDAFTLKIGQILQADRTLIFLVDNEAGQLWAKLDNTDQADSRHLRLPFNVGIPGHVAATQETLNIENATDHPQFSPEIDMIPGYTIETMLCMPIISSANQVVAVVQLINKVDGQVFDAEDEQRFRDFADSIGIILETCQSFYLAARNQRGAAALLKATSSLGQSLDLDATLKSVMEQARRLMKADRSTLFMLSRETNELWSKVATADGTDTLEIRIPANRGIAGYVASTGQIVNIPDAYQDSRFDPSTDRRTGYYTQSILCMPVFNSNGELIAVTQLINKENDGSFSSSDEEFMQAFNIQAGIALENAKLFETVLTEKQYQKDMLQSLSDAVISTDLDGRIVTINDAALELLGLLPDQTHDEKIRPLWEYKLVGRFAWDIFPIDHLQFRLIDSLHQGAKHYVPEQTIKAAIATSRSLGELNSVLAIPLPDQPDTYVLWNDPLCTPDQYITSNYPDLKPFERSVNLTVNPLTNPEGDVRGGLVILEDISSEKRMKSTLYRYMNPSVADQVMAAGDDFLMIGERKDVTILFSDIRGYTTLTENLEATKVVALLNSYFETMVESVFDHGGTLDKFIGDALMAVFGAPLPLQENHAWLAVKSALDMRHRLAEFNRERSQASPSRHSHEPQIRFGIGISSGEVVAGNIGSRQRMDYTVIGDGVNLSSRLESLTKEYGCDILISESTYAACGGRDRLIVRELDVTRVKGKSKAVPIYEVIDYRTNHLDPDLEAFLDQFHRGRTHYLRRDFQAAIASFQQAAELRPHDRPATMYLHRCDRYLETPPPAEWDGIHIMLTK, encoded by the coding sequence ATGCCATTAACCAATACTGGCAGTATCCTCGCCTCACTCACTCAACTCACCAAGTTGAACCGCACCAGCATCCTCACGGATCGCGTTAAAGACCTCTCGATCAACGAATTCATCTGCCTGCTGGACTTCATCACCGCTGAATTTCAACAATTCCTGCGGGCCTTGGACATGATCAACAACGAAGCTCTAGAAACCATGCTAGAGCAGGTCATGGATGCCTTTACCCTCAAAATCGGCCAAATCCTCCAAGCCGATCGCACCCTGATCTTCCTCGTTGACAACGAAGCGGGTCAACTGTGGGCCAAACTCGACAACACCGACCAAGCCGATTCGCGCCATCTTCGCCTTCCCTTCAATGTGGGTATTCCCGGCCACGTCGCCGCCACCCAAGAAACCCTCAACATCGAAAACGCCACCGATCACCCCCAATTTAGCCCCGAAATCGACATGATTCCGGGCTACACCATCGAAACCATGCTCTGTATGCCGATCATCAGCAGCGCGAATCAAGTGGTGGCCGTGGTGCAGTTGATTAATAAAGTTGATGGTCAAGTGTTCGATGCTGAGGATGAGCAGCGGTTCCGCGACTTTGCCGACTCGATTGGGATTATTCTCGAAACCTGCCAATCCTTCTATCTCGCTGCCCGCAATCAGCGGGGCGCAGCGGCATTATTGAAAGCCACCTCCAGTTTGGGGCAGAGCTTGGATCTCGATGCCACCCTGAAATCGGTGATGGAGCAAGCCCGCCGCCTGATGAAAGCCGATCGCAGCACCCTGTTTATGCTCAGTCGAGAAACCAACGAACTCTGGAGTAAGGTCGCCACCGCCGACGGAACCGATACCCTGGAAATTCGCATCCCCGCCAATCGAGGCATTGCCGGTTATGTGGCATCCACGGGCCAGATCGTCAATATTCCCGATGCCTACCAAGATTCCCGCTTTGACCCCTCCACCGATCGCCGCACGGGATACTACACCCAAAGTATTCTTTGCATGCCGGTGTTTAATTCCAACGGTGAATTGATCGCAGTGACGCAGTTAATTAATAAAGAAAATGACGGGAGTTTTAGTAGTTCTGATGAAGAGTTTATGCAGGCATTTAATATCCAAGCGGGGATCGCCTTGGAAAATGCCAAACTCTTTGAAACGGTATTGACGGAAAAACAATACCAAAAAGATATGCTCCAAAGTCTGTCGGATGCGGTGATTTCAACGGATTTAGATGGACGGATTGTGACGATTAATGATGCGGCATTAGAACTCCTGGGGCTGCTGCCGGATCAAACTCATGATGAGAAGATTCGCCCCTTGTGGGAATACAAATTAGTGGGGCGGTTTGCCTGGGATATTTTCCCCATTGATCATCTGCAATTTCGCTTAATTGATAGTTTGCACCAAGGGGCAAAACATTATGTGCCGGAGCAGACGATTAAGGCAGCGATCGCGACCAGTCGCTCCCTCGGTGAACTCAATTCCGTTCTCGCGATTCCCCTCCCCGATCAACCCGACACCTATGTGCTCTGGAACGATCCCCTCTGCACTCCGGATCAATACATCACCTCGAATTATCCCGACCTCAAGCCCTTTGAACGCAGCGTGAATTTAACCGTTAATCCCCTCACTAACCCGGAAGGCGATGTGCGCGGTGGATTGGTGATTCTTGAAGATATTAGTAGTGAAAAGCGGATGAAATCGACGCTCTACCGCTACATGAACCCCAGTGTGGCGGATCAGGTGATGGCGGCGGGGGATGATTTTTTGATGATTGGGGAACGCAAGGATGTGACGATCCTTTTTTCGGATATTCGCGGCTATACGACGCTGACGGAAAATCTGGAGGCGACGAAGGTGGTGGCGCTGCTGAACAGTTATTTTGAAACGATGGTGGAATCGGTGTTTGACCACGGCGGCACGCTGGATAAATTCATCGGGGATGCGTTGATGGCGGTGTTTGGTGCGCCGCTGCCGTTGCAGGAAAATCATGCGTGGCTGGCGGTGAAGTCGGCACTCGATATGCGTCACCGTTTGGCGGAGTTTAACCGGGAGCGATCGCAGGCTTCCCCCTCTCGCCACAGTCATGAACCCCAAATTCGCTTTGGCATCGGGATCAGTTCCGGGGAAGTGGTGGCGGGGAATATCGGCTCACGCCAACGAATGGACTATACGGTAATTGGCGATGGGGTGAATCTCAGTTCGCGCTTAGAGAGTCTGACGAAGGAATACGGCTGCGATATTTTGATCAGTGAGTCCACCTATGCGGCCTGTGGGGGGCGCGATCGCCTGATTGTGCGCGAACTGGATGTGACACGGGTGAAGGGCAAGAGCAAAGCTGTCCCCATCTACGAGGTGATCGACTACCGCACCAACCACCTCGACCCGGACCTTGAAGCCTTTTTAGACCAGTTCCATCGCGGCCGCACCCATTACCTCCGCCGCGATTTCCAAGCCGCGATCGCCTCCTTCCAACAAGCCGCCGAACTCCGCCCCCACGATCGCCCCGCCACGATGTATCTCCATCGCTGCGATCGCTACCTCGAAACCCCACCCCCCGCCGAATGGGACGGCATCCACATCATGCTCACGAAGTAA
- a CDS encoding aromatic ring-hydroxylating oxygenase subunit alpha produces MRSDACSASFTVQDLRTCGINLNHWYGVAQSQEVTTEPRPIVLWGQPIVLYRDSGGQVQALEDRCPHRQVQLSAGQVRGDAIACAYHGWEFDGTGHCTHVPYLSATQKRPTCRLKTYPVRELDGFIWLFPGDGDAAAIAPMGLPEWDHLNYIASWTTIDCPGHYSYLIENLMDMYHGHLHDNYQAWASAQLQHIKAHSDRVDAEYEAQSYYKIDKIWSVSQLFIPALRRLHPEPLHVSYRYPHWASTLGDDFKIYCLFCPVDQHHTRAYLVHFTSLNAFWRLHKLPVPFRRWVKNSLFNSARGLLNGLVEQDVAMIQQEQAAFLAHPERKSYELNGAIAAVQRLIWQQRHAEGGVD; encoded by the coding sequence ATGCGATCTGATGCTTGTTCTGCCTCATTTACGGTGCAAGACTTGCGCACCTGTGGCATTAATCTCAACCATTGGTATGGGGTGGCGCAAAGCCAAGAGGTGACAACTGAGCCGCGGCCGATTGTCCTCTGGGGCCAACCGATTGTGTTGTATCGAGACAGTGGGGGGCAGGTGCAGGCCCTAGAGGATCGCTGTCCCCATCGTCAGGTGCAACTCAGTGCGGGCCAGGTGCGGGGCGATGCGATCGCCTGTGCTTACCATGGTTGGGAATTTGACGGCACGGGGCATTGTACCCATGTCCCTTATCTCAGCGCCACCCAAAAACGCCCCACTTGTCGCCTCAAAACCTATCCGGTGCGGGAGTTAGACGGGTTTATCTGGCTGTTTCCGGGGGACGGGGATGCAGCGGCGATCGCCCCCATGGGACTCCCGGAATGGGATCACCTCAACTACATCGCCTCTTGGACGACGATCGACTGTCCGGGTCATTATTCCTACCTGATTGAAAATCTGATGGATATGTACCATGGCCACCTCCACGACAATTACCAAGCCTGGGCATCGGCGCAGCTTCAACATATCAAAGCCCACAGCGATCGCGTTGATGCCGAATACGAAGCCCAAAGCTATTACAAAATCGACAAAATTTGGTCAGTGTCTCAACTCTTTATCCCAGCCCTGCGCCGCCTCCATCCGGAACCGCTACACGTCAGTTATCGCTATCCCCATTGGGCTTCGACCTTGGGGGATGATTTTAAGATTTACTGCCTCTTTTGCCCGGTGGATCAGCACCACACGCGGGCCTATTTGGTGCATTTCACATCCTTAAATGCTTTTTGGCGGCTGCATAAATTACCCGTGCCCTTCCGCCGTTGGGTAAAAAATAGCCTCTTCAATTCGGCGCGGGGCTTACTCAATGGGTTAGTGGAGCAGGATGTGGCGATGATTCAGCAAGAACAGGCGGCGTTTTTAGCCCATCCGGAGCGGAAAAGCTATGAGTTAAATGGGGCGATCGCGGCTGTGCAGCGTCTCATCTGGCAACAGCGTCACGCCGAGGGCGGTGTGGATTAG
- a CDS encoding SulP family inorganic anion transporter: MMSPTSLPTPAQSPWQRWIPLHPSILVPSLTAGLVTGLIGVIRAISYAALIFSGTLGVNLSSGVGMAVLSTGVISVVAALTSTLPGMIATPLAAPTAILAMMAGQLADQMAGESDRTIFLTVSVAIALASFLTGSFLLTLGLCRLGDAIRLVPYPVVGGFMAGTGWLLVDGFVQVTTDQPLAWRTLPDLCTDGTWQYWGVGLLFAVILIGLSNRFKHYLVMPGTLIALMGLFYCALWLTHTPIDQARAAGWLLGPFPAGGLWQPVGFGDLATVDWGAIAQQSGSLITVALISLLSLVLSNSGIELVVGRDLNLNTELRSIGLASLASGFGSGMVGNQALPSTLLVHSIGGHSRLTGVIAALPCFAVLGLGSAFLSYFPKPVLGCLLLYLGVALLDKWLIKSWSTLPRWDYAIVVVILVAINAIGFLQGIVIGFILAVILFMYDYSRVDVAKEVLSGATTHSNVERSPAALVQLRAIGDQIFILELQGFLFFGTANYLLNQVKRRVEQENAPPVTFILLDFRQVTGIDASAVLSCNKILKIAQQEKITLVFTNVSAEFQATLQQGQAIALDQTQCALFPEPSCQLFADMDRGLEWCENLLLRTTEHHEPSIPLGTLLTDMFLTPAQVYPFLSYLEPKTVAAEEVIYQQGQASDYLYFVESGRVSVLLQLEEGCSKRLQTVTGGNILGEMRFYGKPPLSTTVIADVETQLYGLSQAAFRVMKLENPTLANQLEGYIVRVLCDSLTRREQQLRVIR, from the coding sequence ATGATGTCTCCCACTTCACTCCCCACCCCTGCCCAGTCTCCCTGGCAACGCTGGATACCCTTACACCCCAGCATTTTAGTCCCAAGCCTCACCGCTGGCCTCGTCACCGGTTTAATCGGCGTGATTCGTGCTATTTCCTATGCAGCTTTGATTTTTTCTGGCACCTTGGGAGTGAATCTATCGAGCGGGGTTGGTATGGCGGTGTTGAGCACTGGGGTGATCAGTGTCGTTGCTGCCCTGACGAGCACGCTACCGGGCATGATTGCCACGCCCCTCGCGGCTCCCACGGCCATTTTGGCGATGATGGCGGGTCAATTGGCAGACCAGATGGCCGGCGAGAGCGATCGCACCATTTTCCTCACGGTTTCCGTCGCGATCGCCCTCGCCTCCTTCCTCACCGGCAGTTTCCTCCTGACCCTGGGACTCTGCCGCCTGGGGGATGCCATTCGCCTCGTTCCCTATCCCGTCGTTGGCGGATTTATGGCCGGCACAGGCTGGCTCCTCGTCGATGGCTTTGTCCAAGTCACGACCGATCAACCCCTGGCCTGGCGCACCCTGCCGGATCTCTGCACCGATGGCACTTGGCAATATTGGGGGGTGGGGTTGCTGTTTGCGGTGATCTTGATTGGTCTGTCGAATCGGTTTAAGCATTATCTCGTCATGCCCGGCACGCTGATCGCCCTGATGGGTCTGTTTTACTGTGCCCTCTGGCTGACCCATACCCCCATTGATCAAGCCCGTGCAGCGGGGTGGCTCTTGGGGCCATTTCCGGCCGGGGGATTGTGGCAGCCCGTGGGCTTTGGGGATTTAGCCACAGTGGATTGGGGGGCGATCGCCCAGCAATCCGGCAGCCTGATCACCGTCGCCCTGATTAGCCTCCTCTCCCTCGTCCTCAGCAACAGCGGCATTGAACTCGTCGTCGGGCGCGACCTCAACCTCAACACCGAACTCCGTTCCATTGGCCTCGCCAGTCTCGCCTCCGGATTTGGCAGCGGCATGGTCGGGAACCAAGCCCTCCCCAGTACCCTCCTCGTCCATAGCATCGGTGGTCACAGTCGCCTCACCGGAGTGATTGCCGCCCTCCCCTGTTTTGCCGTCCTCGGTCTCGGTTCGGCCTTCCTCTCCTATTTCCCTAAACCCGTCCTCGGCTGTCTCCTCCTCTATCTGGGGGTCGCATTGCTAGATAAATGGCTGATTAAATCCTGGTCTACCCTGCCGCGCTGGGACTATGCGATCGTCGTGGTGATTCTCGTGGCGATCAATGCGATCGGGTTTTTACAGGGGATTGTCATTGGGTTTATTTTGGCGGTCATTCTCTTTATGTATGACTACAGCCGCGTCGATGTGGCCAAAGAAGTGCTCTCCGGTGCAACGACCCACAGCAATGTGGAACGCAGTCCGGCGGCCTTGGTGCAGTTGCGGGCGATCGGGGATCAAATCTTTATTTTGGAATTGCAAGGGTTTCTCTTTTTCGGCACGGCGAACTATCTCCTCAATCAGGTGAAGCGGCGCGTTGAACAGGAGAACGCACCGCCTGTGACATTTATTCTGTTGGATTTTCGCCAAGTGACGGGCATTGATGCCTCTGCCGTCCTCAGTTGCAATAAAATCCTCAAAATTGCCCAACAGGAAAAAATCACCCTCGTCTTTACCAATGTTTCGGCGGAATTCCAAGCGACGCTCCAGCAGGGACAAGCGATCGCCCTCGATCAAACCCAATGCGCCCTCTTCCCCGAACCCTCCTGCCAACTCTTCGCCGACATGGATCGCGGCTTGGAATGGTGCGAAAACCTCCTCCTCCGTACCACCGAGCACCATGAACCCAGCATCCCCCTCGGCACACTCCTCACCGACATGTTTCTCACCCCCGCCCAGGTTTACCCCTTCTTGTCCTATCTAGAACCCAAAACCGTCGCCGCCGAAGAGGTGATCTATCAACAGGGGCAAGCCAGTGATTATCTTTACTTTGTGGAATCCGGGCGGGTGAGCGTTTTGTTGCAACTTGAAGAGGGGTGCAGTAAACGCCTGCAAACCGTCACCGGCGGCAATATTCTCGGCGAAATGCGGTTCTATGGTAAACCTCCCCTCTCTACCACCGTGATCGCTGATGTGGAAACCCAGCTTTATGGCCTTAGTCAAGCTGCCTTTCGGGTGATGAAGTTAGAAAATCCGACCCTCGCGAATCAGCTTGAAGGGTATATTGTGCGAGTGCTGTGCGATAGTCTCACGCGCCGAGAACAGCAACTGCGGGTCATTCGCTAA
- a CDS encoding sensor histidine kinase: protein MTHKFAIICVDDELTILKSVQAELQRALGSDYLVELAQDAQEALEVIEELTQDQYQVAVVIADYIMPGLKGDDLLIQIHAQNPRILKIMLTGQADADAVGHVVNEAHLYRYMTKPWNNHDLVTTVREALRSFNQDIKLEEQNTVLTQINQFLEQKVDERTAALQAANLQLQQLNQELTRSNEALEQFTAMVSHDLRQPLQSIVGFAKLLKLQFGNRLEPPALAYVNKIITAGDRLHQMLNDLLTYAQVGMENHAVMPVNCTSILNEAIANLQWAIDDSQAEIYIEPLPTLVGNTSQLLQLFQNLISNAIKFSRVGVSPRIRIWGQQVDQCWQFGIQDNGQGIPAQECDHIFKLFHRVKQDDDSIRGSGIGLATCQKIVERHGGEIWAESCVGEGTTLFFTIPCTTPAC from the coding sequence ATGACTCATAAATTTGCCATCATTTGTGTTGATGATGAGCTAACAATTCTCAAAAGTGTTCAAGCAGAATTACAACGGGCATTAGGCTCCGATTATCTGGTTGAACTCGCCCAAGATGCTCAAGAAGCTCTTGAAGTGATTGAAGAGCTTACCCAAGATCAATATCAGGTGGCGGTGGTGATTGCTGATTACATCATGCCGGGGCTGAAGGGAGATGATTTACTGATTCAAATTCATGCCCAAAATCCCCGCATTCTTAAAATTATGCTCACAGGTCAGGCGGATGCCGATGCGGTGGGCCATGTGGTCAATGAGGCGCATCTTTATCGCTACATGACAAAACCTTGGAATAATCACGATTTAGTTACCACGGTTCGTGAGGCATTACGCAGTTTTAATCAAGATATTAAACTCGAAGAACAAAATACGGTTTTAACCCAGATTAATCAATTTTTAGAGCAAAAAGTTGATGAGCGGACGGCGGCGCTGCAAGCGGCTAATCTGCAACTGCAACAGTTGAATCAAGAGTTAACCCGCTCCAACGAAGCCCTTGAACAATTCACGGCAATGGTGTCCCACGATCTTCGTCAACCGCTGCAAAGTATTGTGGGATTTGCCAAGCTGTTAAAACTGCAATTTGGCAATCGCTTGGAGCCGCCGGCGTTGGCCTATGTGAATAAGATTATTACGGCGGGCGATCGCCTCCATCAGATGCTCAATGATCTCTTGACCTATGCCCAGGTGGGGATGGAAAACCATGCGGTGATGCCGGTGAACTGCACGAGCATTCTCAATGAAGCGATCGCCAATCTGCAATGGGCGATCGACGATAGCCAAGCCGAAATCTACATTGAACCCCTCCCCACCCTGGTGGGTAACACCTCACAACTCTTACAACTCTTTCAAAACTTGATCAGTAATGCGATCAAGTTTTCCCGTGTCGGTGTGTCGCCTCGGATTCGGATTTGGGGGCAACAGGTGGATCAATGCTGGCAATTTGGCATTCAAGACAATGGCCAAGGCATTCCCGCCCAGGAGTGCGATCACATTTTTAAACTCTTCCATCGGGTCAAGCAGGATGACGATTCGATCCGAGGGTCGGGCATTGGCCTCGCCACCTGTCAAAAAATTGTCGAGCGTCACGGGGGGGAAATTTGGGCCGAATCCTGCGTAGGGGAAGGCACAACGCTCTTTTTTACCATCCCCTGCACGACTCCCGCCTGCTAA
- a CDS encoding response regulator, whose product MTSPAAILCVDDEVSILKSLEIELRSALSDSQYLCEFAESADEAFEIIEELRQEGIRIVLVVSDWLMPGMNGDDFLIRVHHYNPGISTIMLTGHADEQAIRRTYEEANLISCLHKPWKASDLKLLISSVLSQHDS is encoded by the coding sequence ATGACTTCCCCCGCTGCTATTCTCTGTGTCGATGATGAAGTAAGCATCTTAAAAAGTTTAGAAATTGAACTCCGCTCAGCCTTAAGTGATTCGCAATATCTCTGCGAATTTGCCGAAAGTGCTGATGAGGCCTTTGAGATCATCGAAGAACTTCGCCAAGAAGGAATTCGCATTGTCTTGGTGGTCTCAGATTGGCTAATGCCAGGGATGAATGGAGATGATTTTTTAATTCGGGTGCATCATTACAATCCAGGGATTTCAACCATTATGTTGACGGGGCACGCGGATGAACAGGCGATTCGTCGCACCTATGAAGAAGCGAATCTTATTTCGTGCCTTCATAAACCCTGGAAAGCGTCCGATCTCAAACTACTAATTTCTTCTGTTTTGTCTCAACATGACTCATAA
- a CDS encoding TVP38/TMEM64 family protein has product MNPMRPAKRWLILIVWSLIGVAMVLLFTTPVRHWIADHQRWVAMIERGGVGLFLLAHLVLTLMGVPGTVLAVTGGLVFGWVWGTVLSVLGGTIGAVAAFCLARYCLHDWVTERFGTHPRLHWLRQAVQHRPLMFVLAVRFFPISPFNVVNFLLGLTPVPLGAYAVGTGLGIIPGTILYTGLGVTGKTALGEGSMGPFLMIIFVLSLLAIAPFLLRQQGQRSKL; this is encoded by the coding sequence ATGAACCCGATGCGCCCTGCCAAACGTTGGCTGATTCTGATTGTTTGGAGTCTGATCGGGGTGGCCATGGTGCTCCTGTTCACAACCCCCGTCCGCCATTGGATCGCAGATCATCAGCGGTGGGTGGCGATGATTGAACGCGGAGGAGTGGGGCTGTTTTTGTTGGCCCATCTAGTCTTAACGCTGATGGGTGTACCGGGTACGGTTTTGGCAGTGACGGGGGGCCTGGTGTTTGGCTGGGTTTGGGGGACGGTGCTTTCGGTGCTGGGGGGGACGATCGGTGCGGTGGCGGCCTTTTGTCTGGCGCGTTACTGTCTCCATGATTGGGTCACGGAGCGGTTTGGGACCCATCCTCGCCTTCATTGGTTGCGGCAGGCGGTGCAACACCGTCCGTTGATGTTTGTACTGGCGGTGCGCTTTTTCCCGATTTCGCCGTTTAATGTGGTGAATTTTTTGCTGGGGTTAACGCCGGTTCCCTTGGGAGCTTACGCGGTGGGGACGGGCTTGGGGATTATTCCGGGGACGATTCTCTATACTGGGCTGGGGGTGACGGGAAAAACGGCCCTGGGGGAGGGGTCGATGGGGCCGTTTTTGATGATCATTTTTGTGCTGAGTCTGTTGGCGATCGCCCCCTTCCTACTGCGGCAACAGGGACAACGCTCTAAGCTTTAG
- a CDS encoding TVP38/TMEM64 family protein, translating into MGDFFRKTTVITVAKGAIATLAITALIILAKALNVQQHLVTFLNSIQELGAFAPIAFILIYIIATVFFLPGSILTLGAGVVFGVIQGSIYVSIAATLGATAAFIVGRYGARQWVAQQIDTKPKFKAIDRAVAQEGWKIVGLLRLSPIFPFNLLNYGLGVTQVTLRDYFFASWIGMMPGTVMYVYIGSLAGSLATLGTRSDAVSTPQWIIRIVGFIATVAVTLYVTKIARHALDEQIESEPTPHTDQSPTP; encoded by the coding sequence ATGGGTGACTTTTTCCGTAAAACAACCGTGATCACCGTGGCGAAAGGGGCGATCGCGACCCTTGCGATCACCGCCCTGATCATTCTCGCGAAAGCCCTCAACGTGCAACAACACCTCGTCACCTTCCTCAACAGCATTCAAGAACTAGGAGCCTTCGCCCCCATCGCCTTCATCTTGATCTACATCATTGCCACCGTCTTCTTTCTCCCCGGCTCGATTCTCACCCTAGGGGCCGGGGTCGTCTTTGGCGTGATCCAAGGTTCCATCTACGTCTCCATCGCCGCCACCCTCGGAGCCACCGCCGCCTTTATCGTCGGCCGTTATGGCGCTCGGCAATGGGTCGCCCAACAGATCGACACCAAACCCAAATTCAAAGCCATCGATCGCGCCGTCGCCCAAGAAGGCTGGAAAATCGTCGGACTGCTGCGACTCTCGCCCATTTTCCCCTTCAACCTGCTCAACTACGGCCTCGGTGTCACCCAAGTCACCCTCCGCGACTACTTTTTTGCCTCCTGGATTGGTATGATGCCCGGCACGGTGATGTATGTCTACATCGGTTCTCTGGCCGGTAGCCTCGCCACCCTCGGAACCCGTTCTGACGCGGTTTCTACCCCCCAATGGATCATCCGCATTGTGGGCTTCATCGCCACCGTTGCCGTCACCCTCTACGTCACGAAAATTGCCCGCCATGCTCTCGATGAACAGATCGAAAGCGAACCCACCCCCCACACTGATCAAAGCCCCACCCCATGA
- the arsS gene encoding arsenosugar biosynthesis radical SAM (seleno)protein ArsS (Some members of this family are selenoproteins.) encodes MVQSPISAAVQVTPFEEAIAHPLTKQPITVLQINLGRRCNLACTHCHVEAGPNRTEELSPEVCDQLIRLIKRSPQLETVDLTGGAPELNYGFRPLVEAARAAGKTVLVRSNLTIMFEPGFEDLPDYFAQHQVRIVASLPCYLEKNVDQQRGAGVYQEAIRAIQILNQRGYGRDPNLGLDLVYNPSLPQGDRFSLPPAQAGLEADYKTYLREHFGIEFNHLFTITNIPIGRTQHYLQRRGLETDYLHFLAAHYNAATVEHLMCRTELSIDYHGNVYDCDFNQMAGVPAQLPDGQPLTVATLLAQGLNTIETIQTADYCYACTAGCGSSCGGSLL; translated from the coding sequence ATGGTTCAATCCCCGATCTCTGCTGCTGTGCAAGTGACCCCGTTTGAGGAGGCGATCGCGCATCCCTTAACCAAACAGCCGATCACGGTGTTGCAAATTAACCTCGGTCGCCGCTGCAATCTCGCCTGCACCCATTGCCACGTTGAAGCTGGGCCCAATCGCACCGAAGAATTGTCTCCGGAAGTCTGTGACCAGTTGATCCGTTTGATTAAGCGATCGCCCCAACTCGAAACCGTGGATTTAACCGGCGGTGCACCAGAATTAAACTACGGGTTTCGTCCCCTGGTGGAAGCAGCGCGGGCAGCGGGAAAAACAGTCTTGGTGCGATCGAATTTGACGATTATGTTTGAACCGGGGTTTGAAGACTTGCCGGACTATTTCGCCCAGCATCAGGTGCGGATCGTAGCCTCCTTGCCCTGTTATTTAGAGAAAAATGTGGATCAGCAACGGGGTGCAGGGGTGTATCAGGAGGCGATTCGGGCGATTCAGATTTTGAACCAACGGGGTTATGGTCGTGATCCTAACCTAGGGCTGGATTTGGTCTATAACCCAAGCTTGCCCCAGGGCGATCGCTTCTCCTTACCCCCCGCCCAAGCAGGTCTCGAAGCCGATTACAAAACCTATCTGCGCGAGCATTTCGGGATTGAATTTAATCACCTCTTCACCATCACCAACATCCCCATCGGTCGCACCCAGCACTACCTCCAGCGCCGGGGCTTAGAAACCGACTATCTCCACTTCCTCGCCGCCCACTACAACGCCGCCACAGTGGAACATCTCATGTGTCGCACGGAACTGTCCATCGATTATCACGGCAACGTCTACGATTGCGACTTTAACCAAATGGCAGGGGTTCCGGCCCAGCTTCCCGATGGGCAACCGTTGACCGTGGCGACGCTGCTCGCTCAGGGTCTCAACACCATTGAAACGATCCAAACCGCCGACTATTGCTATGCTTGCACAGCAGGATGTGGGTCGAGTTGTGGGGGGTCACTCTTGTAA
- a CDS encoding DUF3386 domain-containing protein, with translation MTATQVSARELFQAAYENRYTWDQTFPGYTADVTYRKGGQEVTGRAKVGKDMKAEVSEVEDETAQKAIHGQLWETSIHRVRYPFEQVHGENTFTYGETDETGAVEILISGKGEGDRYKVRDNEVTMVHRHIHGTVITIFTHSSHQTEGGYLSHRYDSVYHDPATGEQRGGKSDFEDEYTPVGDYMILSKRTIATAGHDTQVFTFSNIQLLTE, from the coding sequence ATGACTGCGACACAAGTTTCAGCCCGCGAACTCTTTCAAGCGGCCTATGAAAATCGGTATACGTGGGATCAGACGTTTCCGGGTTATACGGCGGATGTGACCTATCGCAAGGGTGGGCAAGAGGTGACCGGCCGGGCCAAAGTGGGCAAGGATATGAAGGCGGAAGTTTCTGAAGTGGAAGACGAAACGGCTCAGAAGGCGATTCATGGTCAATTGTGGGAAACCTCGATCCACCGGGTGCGCTATCCCTTTGAGCAAGTTCATGGGGAAAATACCTTTACCTACGGGGAAACCGATGAAACGGGGGCGGTGGAAATTTTGATCAGTGGCAAGGGTGAGGGCGATCGCTACAAAGTCCGCGACAATGAAGTAACGATGGTGCATCGCCATATCCACGGCACAGTGATTACGATTTTCACCCACAGCAGCCACCAAACCGAGGGTGGCTATCTCTCCCACCGCTACGATTCTGTCTATCACGACCCCGCCACGGGCGAACAACGGGGCGGCAAGAGCGATTTTGAAGATGAATACACCCCAGTGGGCGACTATATGATCCTGTCGAAGCGCACGATCGCCACCGCAGGCCACGACACCCAGGTGTTTACCTTCAGCAATATTCAACTTCTGACCGAGTAG